One window from the genome of Acidimicrobiales bacterium encodes:
- a CDS encoding GNAT family N-acetyltransferase, with protein MEVRVEAATEVTAELVEAFAGLVPQLSSSSPPPGPAELAEIVESPATTLLVARLPAGEIVGTLTLVVFRIPTGVRAWIEDVVVDDGARGRGVGEALNEEAIRRAAAAGARSVDLTSRPSREAANRLYRRLGFEPRDTNVYRHRS; from the coding sequence GTGGAGGTGCGGGTCGAGGCGGCGACCGAGGTCACCGCCGAGCTGGTCGAAGCCTTCGCCGGGCTGGTGCCCCAGCTGTCGTCGTCCTCGCCGCCTCCGGGCCCGGCCGAGCTGGCCGAGATCGTGGAGTCTCCGGCGACCACCTTGCTCGTCGCCCGGCTCCCGGCGGGTGAGATCGTGGGAACGCTCACCCTGGTGGTCTTCCGCATCCCGACAGGGGTGCGGGCGTGGATCGAGGACGTGGTGGTCGACGACGGCGCCCGAGGGCGGGGCGTCGGCGAGGCGCTCAACGAGGAGGCCATCCGGCGGGCGGCCGCAGCCGGCGCCAGGAGCGTCGATCTCACGTCCCGGCCCTCCCGGGAGGCGGCCAACCGCCTCTACCGCCGCCTGGGGTTCGAGCCCCGGGACACCAACGTCTACCGGCACCGATCCTGA
- a CDS encoding citrate synthase → MPESVTITDNRNGQSVEIPIENGGISAAAWSKLLPGIWFYDPGFTSTAACQSAITFLDGEAGILRYRGYPIDELAERSSYLEVAYLLLKGELPTPAEFDVWRREVTHHTFIHENVRKRFLEGFHYDAHPMGMLVSAVAALSTFYLDAKDIFDPESRDKQIIRLIAKMPTLAAAAHRFSVGMPFVYPDNSLGFAANFLSMMWKIAEPRFDANPALAHALDVLFILHADHEQNCSTTAMRVVGSSHADPYSACAAACAALYGPRHGGANEAVIRMLTEIGSIDHVDDFVAAVKRGEGRLQGFGHRVYKNYDPRARIIKRTADEVFDVTGKNPLLDIALKLEERALSDEYFTSRRLYPNVDFYSGLIYQAMGFPIDMFPVLFAIPRTSGWLSHWTELLDQDSKIARPRQLYAGEDERHYVPLEERR, encoded by the coding sequence GTGCCAGAGAGCGTCACCATCACCGACAACCGCAACGGCCAGTCGGTCGAGATCCCCATCGAGAACGGCGGGATCTCGGCGGCGGCGTGGTCGAAGCTCCTGCCCGGCATCTGGTTCTACGATCCTGGGTTCACGTCCACGGCGGCCTGCCAGAGCGCCATCACGTTCCTCGACGGCGAGGCCGGCATCCTCAGGTACCGCGGCTACCCCATCGACGAGCTGGCCGAGCGTTCCTCGTACCTGGAGGTCGCCTACCTCCTCCTGAAGGGCGAGCTGCCCACGCCGGCGGAGTTCGACGTCTGGCGGCGCGAGGTCACCCACCACACGTTCATCCACGAGAACGTGCGCAAGCGCTTTCTCGAGGGCTTTCACTACGACGCCCATCCCATGGGCATGCTGGTCTCGGCGGTCGCCGCCCTTTCGACCTTCTACCTCGACGCCAAGGACATCTTCGACCCCGAGTCCCGCGACAAGCAGATCATCCGCCTCATCGCCAAGATGCCCACCCTGGCCGCGGCCGCCCACCGGTTCAGCGTCGGCATGCCCTTCGTCTACCCCGACAACTCGCTGGGCTTCGCCGCCAACTTTTTGTCCATGATGTGGAAGATCGCCGAGCCCCGGTTCGACGCCAACCCGGCCCTCGCCCACGCCCTCGACGTGTTGTTCATCCTCCACGCCGACCACGAGCAGAACTGCTCGACGACGGCGATGCGCGTCGTCGGCTCGTCCCACGCCGATCCCTACTCGGCCTGCGCCGCCGCCTGCGCCGCGCTCTACGGCCCCCGCCACGGTGGAGCCAACGAGGCCGTGATCCGCATGCTCACCGAGATCGGCTCGATCGACCACGTCGACGACTTCGTCGCCGCCGTCAAGCGCGGCGAGGGCCGCCTGCAGGGCTTCGGCCACCGCGTGTACAAGAACTACGACCCCCGGGCTCGCATCATCAAGCGCACGGCGGACGAGGTCTTCGACGTCACGGGCAAGAACCCGCTGCTCGACATCGCCCTCAAGCTCGAGGAGCGGGCCCTGTCCGACGAGTACTTCACGTCTCGTCGCCTCTATCCCAACGTCGACTTCTACTCGGGGCTGATCTACCAGGCCATGGGCTTTCCGATCGACATGTTCCCGGTGCTGTTCGCCATCCCGCGGACCTCGGGATGGCTGTCCCACTGGACGGAGCTCCTGGACCAGGACTCCAAGATCGCCCGTCCCCGTCAGCTCTACGCGGGCGAGGACGAGCGCCACTACGTGCCGCTCGAGGAGCGCCGCTGA